Proteins co-encoded in one Leptidea sinapis chromosome 16, ilLepSina1.1, whole genome shotgun sequence genomic window:
- the LOC126968856 gene encoding GPI mannosyltransferase 4, with the protein MFLKTNIFKAITFKNGVQLPFTYWILVILRFALTLWPQSGYIHPDEYFQNVEVIAGDVFDIEISRTWEFDPKFPIRNIFVPKLVLSPPLNLIRILNPFMKSHFQVDLKTPYFLLVIPRLFICALSLINDYCLYKLCVLYGQNFRNRLKIFASSYVVLVYGTRSFSNNFEMIFFSLLLYLVGDCMLKSDKIIYHKQFLDERYKQALTPAERVRINKLQSHIPQHSLNYVFVIASIVVVGTFNRPTFIGFAFVPIFFWLHRGLGTQVVGFVDFHIRIFILKICAIPMLLLLIIIDSGYYGYITMADIESLEISWNNWIVTPLNFLRYNADPSNLTKHGLHPRWLHIAVNVPLLFNVLGFIALYTVLVNCYRFICGMYSKMPRRQSIRGLMLLSVIIPLGLLSLFPHQEARFIIPLLVPLVYLYANMLHANDEDTQNVKKMKKFFLSVWYTLNIIFTVFFGFIHQGGIYPFVNNLFYEIKGNYGTHVHVITTHSYSIPTYLLQLESTTRLWIDKTTNKRYKVAPSTFLHKFGSMPMEELFTVVDDSLTIAEMRLHKHNRKYRLYLVSPCSLHNKVMNVSVKYHYMEIKNEYTYYPHFCTEALPDFPNANDHNCYSNGLRTNESQLISLKLSQRISCYLSKFCLRAYSIRSKGV; encoded by the exons atgtttttgaaaacaaatatttttaaagcgaTTACTTTCAAGAATGGTGTCCAGTTGCCTTTTACATACTGGATTCTTGTTATATTACGATTTGCTCTCACATTGTGGCCACAATCCGGTTACATACATCCCgatgaatattttcaaaatgttgAAGTAATTGCTG GTGATGTTTTTGACATAGAAATATCAAGAACTTGGGAGTTTGATCCAAAATTTCCAATAAGAAACATATTTGTGCCTAAACTAGTCCTCAGCCCACCACTAAATCTTATAAGAATTCTTAATCCATTTATGAAAAGCCACTTTCAAGTTGATCTTAAAACTCCTTACTTTTTGCTTGTTATTCCAAGACTATTTATTTGTGCTTTATCATTAATAAATGACTATTGTCTCTACAAACTGTGTGTGCTGTATGGTCAAAATTTTAGAAAccgattaaaaatatttgcaagCTCATATGTAGTTCTTGTCTATGGCACTAGAAGTTTTTCAAATAACTTTGAAATGATATTCTTTTCTTTACTACTTTATTTAGTAGGTGATTGTATGTTGAAGTCTGATAAGATTATTTATCATAAACAGTTTCTAGATGAAAGGTACAAGCAAGCTTTAACACCAGCTGAGAGAGTGAGGATAAATAAGTTACAGAGTCATATACCACAACATTCACTCaattatgtatttgtaattGCATCTATAGTTGTTGTTGGTACATTTAATCGTCCTACATTTATTGGGTTTGCTTTTGTGCCTATATTCTTCTGGCTTCATAGAGGTTTAGGGACACAAGTTGTAGGATTTGTTGACTTCCATATAAgaatattcatattaaaaatcTGTGCAATACCCATGCTATTATTACTGATTATCATTGACTCTGGATACTATGGGTATATCACAATGGCGGATATAGAATCCTTAGAAATAAGTTGGAACAATTGGATTGTGACACCATTGAATTTCTTGAGATATAATGCTGATCCAAGTAATCTGACAAAACATGGACTACATCCTCGGTGGCTGCATATTGCTGTCAATGTGCCCTTACTATTTAATGTTTTGGGTTTCATAGCATTATACACAGTACTAGTCAACTGTTACAG ATTCATCTGCGGGATGTACAGTAAAATGCCGAGAAGACAAAGTATCCGAGGCTTAATGTTGCTCTCAGTGATAATTCCATTAGGTCTGCTATCATTGTTTCCACATCAAGAAGCACGGTTCATTATACCATTGCTCGTTCCACTTGTGTATCTCTATGCTAATATGTTACATGCCAATGATGAGGACACACAAAATGTAAAGAAGAtgaagaaattttttttatccGTCTGGTATactcttaatataatttttactgtattttttgGTTTCATACATCAAGGTGGTATTTATCCATTTGTAAATAACCTCTTTTATGAAATCAAAGGAAATTATGGAACCCATGTGCATGTAATAACAACCCACAGTTATAGTATACCAACATATCTATTGCAACTAGAAAGCACTACACGTCTGTGGATTGataaaacaacaaacaaaagGTATAAAGTCGCCCCTAGCACATTTTTGCATAAATTTGGTTCAATGCCAATGGAAGAATTATTTACTGTAGTGGATGACAGTTTGACCATTGCTGAGATGCGTTTGCATAAACATAACAGAAAATATAGactttatttagtttcaccatGTTCATTACATAATAAAGTAATGAATGTTTCTGTGAAATATCAttatatggaaataaaaaatgaatatacCTACTATCCACATTTTTGTACAGAAGCATTACCCGACTTCCCAAATGCAAATGATCACAACTGTTACAGCAATGGATTAAGAACAAATGAATCTCAGCTAATATCTCTGAAACTTTCTCAAAGAATCTCATGTTATTTAAGTAAGTTTTGCTTGAGGGCATATAGTATAAGATCGAAAGGAGTATGA